The following coding sequences lie in one Panicum virgatum strain AP13 chromosome 6N, P.virgatum_v5, whole genome shotgun sequence genomic window:
- the LOC120677355 gene encoding preprotein translocase subunit SECY, chloroplastic: MATATVTPPQCWRGLPASARARPPLSSPLRVHPLAAPFRPPRPRTASTAASGRGRRSALACSPRCTLGTAGPAGFDPLGLYKEGPSGSEASSRSPLSTFFGILAPVFGSSSGGGARREKASYGRGAAAAIEDSSIDIGDFFKGPLPGKFLKLLGFLALSRLGVYIPLGGVNREAFAGNLDQNSLLSTLDSFSGGGIGRLGICSLGIVPFINAQIVFQLLAQLYPKLQDLQRKEGEAGRKKVLQYTRYASVGFAVVQAIGQVLYLRPYVNDFSTEWVLTSVTLLTLGSVFTTFIGERISDLKLGNGTSLLIFTSIISYLPASFGRTVAQAFQDGNYVGLITIILSFFLLVLGIVYVQEAERKIPLNYASRYSSRTGGLQQSAYLPFKVNSSGVMPIIFSTSSLALPGTLARFTGLEFLKKAAVALNPGGSLYLPTNVLLIAFFNYYYTFLQLDPDDLSEQLKRQGASIPLVRPGKSTAAYIKTVLSRISVLGSAFLAVLAAGPSVVEQISHLTAFRGFAGTSVLILVGCATDTARKVQAEIISQKYKNIEFYDVNRFDQ; the protein is encoded by the exons ATGGCCACCGCCACGGTGACCCCGCCGCAATGCTGGCGAGGGCTCCCCGCttccgcgcgcgcacgcccgcctctctcctcccccctccGCGTTCACCCCCTTGCCGCTCCCTTCCGTCCCCCGAGGCCCCGCACCGCCAGCACGGCAGCCAGCGGAAGAGGAAGGCGATCCGCCCTGGCCTGCTCCCCGAG GTGCACGCTGGGGACGGCCGGCCCCGCTGGGTTCGACCCTCTGGGGCTCTACAAGGAGGGCCCGTCGGGGTCTGAAGCCTCTTCGCGGTCGCCCCTGTCGACCTTCTTCGGTATCCTGGCGCCGGTGTTTGGGAGCTCCAGCGGGGGTGGCGCCAGGAGGGAGAAGGCGTCCTATGGCCGAGGAGCAGCAG CTGCAATCGAGGATAGCTCCATTGACATCGGTGACTTCTTCAAGGGTCCTCTACCTGGGAAGTTCCTGAAGCTCCTTGGTTTTTTGGCCTTGTCTCGACTTGGTGTGTATATACCCTTGGGTGGGGTGAACCGAGAAGCTTTTGCTGGGAACCTTGACCAGAACAGCCTGCTGAGCACTTTAGATTCTTTCTCCGGTGGTGGTATTGGTCGTCTTGGAATATGCTCTCTTGGCATTGTACCATTCATTAATGCACAGATTGTGTTTCAACTTCTTGCACAACTGTACCCAAAATTGCAAGACCTTCAGCGGAAAGAAGGGGAAGCAGGAAGAAAGAAGGTTCTTCAATATACAAGATATGCCTCTGTTGGTTTTGCAGTTGTCCAG GCTATTGGACAAGTCCTTTATCTCCGTCCTTATGTGAATGACTTCAGCACAGAATGGGTTCTAACCTCGGTGACATTATTGACACTTGGATCAGTCTTTACTACTTTCATTGGTGAAAGAATATCTGATCTGAAACTTGGAAACGGAACATCTCTTCTTATATTTACAAGTATTATATCATATTTGCCTGCATCATTTGGGAGGACAGTTGCACAGGCATTTCAAGATGGGAACTATGTTGGACTTATCACAATCATATTGTCGTTCTTTTTGTTAGTCCTTGGAATTGTCTATGTCCAA GAAGCTGAGCGCAAAATACCCCTGAACTATGCTTCTAGATACAGCAGTCGAACTGGGGGACTTCAACAATCTGCATATCTACCGTTTAAG GTCAACAGTTCTGGTGTTATGCCTATCATATTTTCAACATCTTCTCTGGCTTTGCCTGGTACTTTGGCACGGTTCACTGGCTTGGAGTTTCTTAAGAAGGCTGCCGTAGCCCTTAATCCAGGAG GATCTCTGTATCTTCCAACCAATGTATTACTTATAGCCTTTTTTAATTACTATTACACATTTCTCCAATTGGATCCTGATGATCTTAGTGAGCAATTGAAGCGGCAAGGTGCTTCAATTCCTCTTGTGAGACCAGGGAAAAGCACAGCTGCTTATATTAAAACA GTTCTCAGTCGTATATCTGTCCTGGGATCTGCGTTTCTTGCTGTGCTAGCTGCTGGACCTTCTGTGGTTGAACAAATAAGTCACTTGACGGCATTCCGGGGATTTGCTGGTACATCGGTGCTTATCCTTGTTGGATGTGCAACTGACACAGCTCGGAAAGTTCAAGCAGAAATAATTTCCCAGAAATATAAGAATATCGAGTTCTATGATGTTAACCGTTTTGACCAATAG